The window GGCAGCACATCTGTTGGACCTAAATTTTTTTACCTCAAGCACCCCTTCACAAGTGTCATAGGTAAAAATATAGATCCTGAATTGACAGAAAGGTTCACCAACTGGTTATACATTCGTAGTGATAAAGTATCTAGGAGGTATGAATGCTTCATTTTACACAGTCTGTTCACCATTTTTATACTTTAAAATTGTAAttcattttgtaaattttttgtatttgatcATCTTTTTTTTGTTATTACAGGAGGAAATATTACTTTTCCAAGAAGGATAACCAAATCAAGCCTTGGTTGGATTTTGGTTGTGAAAAGATTGATAAGAAGGACTGGTTTTATGACCTTGCTCACCCCGGACAAGTCATCAATAACACAGTAAGTATAAAGAACATAATCATTCACAATATCTGTTTTGTCTTCAGCTGTGTAGTGtaattgtagtttatttttcaGCTATGATGTGTAATTGTAGTAATATTGTAGACAACATATATATGTTACTATATTTATGTCTCAACTGTGAAATTTTGCTTTTTATGGACCTTATGTATCATATGTGATGATGATTGTATGTACAAACtggaattttggtacttttgactgACTTGGAATCTCCGTGTACCACAACTGTAGTTACCTTGTAGTAATATTGTAGAGCTTGTGATTGTGCCTATTAATATTAACTGTAGGTTGAACTTGCTGATTATTGGGAGCTTAAGTTAGGTGGTATGTTTCATTTGTTCCTCTGTATAGTGAATAAATGTAGACAGTGCATAAATATAGTTAATGTGTAGTTGTTTTGTAGTCTGATGGGTCAATTGTACATATAGTACTTGTTCACTATGGTTCATACAAACTACAATTAAATTACATTTTGTGAGGAACTTGGACTAACTGTTATATTTCTGTAGTTATAGTGTAGCTAATTTGCAGCAATCTGTTAGAGTTTTTAATAAATTCAAATTGTAGTTAATCTGTAGCTGTCTTGTAGACAAGTGTGGTTACACCGTACCTTATTGtatatgtttattctattttggcagcacattgatgttattatgtattATCTGCGAAAAAGAGGCAAATATGGCCCCAACAATAATACTAGGTTCACAACCACGGATTGCTTGTTCAAGACAAAGATTGAAAGAATCTATGACAAGTTCATAAGTTAATCTGTAGCTGTCTTGTAGACAAGTGTGGTTACACCGTACCTTATTGtatatgtttattctattttggcagcacattgatgttattatgtattATCTGCGAAAAAGAGGCAAATATGGCCCCAACAATAATACTAGGTTCACAACCACGGATTGCTTGTTCAAGACAAAGATTGAAAGAATCAATGACAAGTTCATAAGTTCTCCACCGGAACAAAGGTATTCGGTTGTTAAACCCGAGGATGATGTTGGAGAATATATTCTTGGGTACAAAATTCTTGCTAATGTTGCCTGGGATCTTGTTGACTATGTGCTCATGCCTGTGAACCTTGTAGAGAACTTCCATTGGTTGTTGCTAGTTTTTGACATAAAGGACAGACAACTTTATGTTTATGATTCCATGGTGAGAGCAAACCGTCATAAAACAGTTGAGACATTGGTTGACAAGTTTTCAATCATTATCCCTCTGTATTTGTCATGCACTGGTTTCTATGGTAAACGTAAAGACATTAACTTCAAGAGCACAAAGGCATACATCGAAAAACCAGTTACGGACCCTCTCGACATACAATGGATGGTTGCTGATATTCCACAACAAATGGAAGGCTCAGTGTAAAAAAATAATCTCCCTTTCtatatgtttaatttttttattttaatcatttgTTATATAATGAAAAATTCTCGTCTTATGCAgcgattgtggtgtatttgtGGCTGCATTTGCGGAGTATGTTAGCCTTGGAGATTTGGCAATCCCAAAGGAAGATCTTTCTGATATTGACCAACACCGTAGACGCTATGGAGCTCTACTGTGGGACTATGCAACAAAGAAGCAAGAAGATGGGTCAATCAGTGAGAGTGAGGTTACTGGCAGGCTAGCAAGGAGGAAGGGTGCTCCGGCAAAAAACGAGAGGACTAGAGTGCAACGAAAGAAGAAATAGACTATTGTGTTCCTAGTTtggtctgtgaaatttggtagttGAATTGGAAAACAATGTAGGAAATATGTCGTTTTGGTTTTCTACAACACTTTTTGTTGATTACATTATACTCGAGTACTCTGATTACATTTTTACAGCAACAACTTTGTCTTACAATTTGACTTTAATCTTCAAGTTATAAATACCTTCAAGTGCCAAGTAATATCTGTATATAACTGTCATTTGTTACACAGcagaaagataaaataaatacaggaatcatataaataatttagccattttttatcAACAAGGTTTatcaaaaaaattcaatttatctaCATTTAAACTACGTCAAACTACATTTTAACTACAACTCCTCTACATATGAATAACAGGACTACAGTTCTAACACAGTTAAACTACATATTCACTACAATCTGGATACAATTTACGTTGAATGCATTCTTTATTAATATCAGTTTTTTGTATACAGTAAATATTAAAGTTTAACTATTCTATAAAAAAAAGACAACTTTAGATGCTTGATAGAATACATAAAAACATAAATAGTGCAGATACACAAATTGATGTTTATACTTCTTATTCATCTTCAAAAACTTAAATAATTACACAAGAAAATCCGATAATTTGAGCTCACTAACATTTATTTTGAATAACTATTCTAACTACATGATATTCATTTCTTTTTCGGCGCATTCTTGCAAGttcttttgttatgcccttcacCTCCACAATTACCACATGACACCTTGTATTTCTTTGACTTTATTTCATCAAATGTTTTATATCTTTCCTTGTGAGGTCTCCCTGGCTGCCTTTTATCTCCCGCCGGTGGCTTTACTACCTCATCTAAAATATGTTGTGGCACTTCCCATTTGCCTTCATCAGGAAGAGGATTTACTGGCATTTCATAGGTAAGCAGAAGGCTCTTCCTTGTGTAATACGGAGAGCAATAGTTTTCGTATGTTTCATTCCTATGCCTTAATGCTGCCAAAGCATGCGCACATGGAAGTTCATCAAGTTGGAATTGTCCACAGCTACATTTCTTGTTTTCTAGACACACAATGTACCGCTTCACACCATCTAACACAGTATGTATATGATCtgttgaagccctcacctacaattgaagaccaaacagaaataataatacatcaATCATTAAAATGGATTATCAACAATTTACCTACAAATCAGCAACAAATATATTACAGCTCATCTACAAACTATTATTACCGACAATTTGACTACAGTTTAACTACAATCTGGAAAAACTGCAGCTAGTACTTTTTTGATTCTACtgcaccaaaaaaaaaatatcttaccCTTAGTTTCCAAGATAATGTACTGTTGTCTTCCAATTCTTTGTTGTATTTGTGACCAAGGTATGTGAAAGTACCCTTTGCCTTCGATAACTTTTCTTTTGTCCAACGTTCAAGAAGAGTCCTCATATACTCAAATAGATCAAATATTGGAAGCTCTCTTGCATCTTTTGTTACAGCATTCAACGACTCGGCAATGTTTGACGTCATAGTAAAAGTTCTATTTACCGTTGCATGTACTCTTGACCATCTATGATAGCCAATATCATATAGGTAAGACTTTACACGCAGGTCTACCTCTTCAATCTTCAAcatcctttcattaaattcatccaTAGTGTATGACCGTGCTGTAGCAAAGTACAATTCATGTAATTGTAGATGTCCCTTCTTGAATTTTGACCTTATATTTGTCCATATATGCCACATGCAAGAGTAGTGTGCCAATCCCGGATAGACAACTGATGTTGCCTTCAGTATACTCTCATGCCTATCTGAAACAACACACATTGAAGGTCTTTCACCATATGCCtccttgaattgctcaaagaaccacTTCCAAGACGCGTCGTTTTCAGAATCAACCACAGCATATGCCAAGGGAAAAATAGTACCTACATTTTTAAGATATAAAATATGATTAAATAACAACTACAATATATATTGAGAAATATAGACATGTTAACTACATTCTTTTATAtaactacaaaataactacaacatAACTACAATTTAACTGCATTTTAAAGACTGTCTACAAAATAAGTACAAAATTATTCCATTATTTACCTGCTGCATCCATGGTGCTTGCTGTCAGCATAATCCCCCTGTAGGCTGACTTTAAGAATGTCCCATCAACCACTACTACCGGCCTACAATGTTGCCAACCATTTATTGATGTACAAAGAGCAACAAATGCGTATAAGAAGCAATCATTTGCTGCCTTCTTCAATTTAACAACAGAaccaggataattcttctcaagaatataaaaatatttgggtaatttGTTGTAGGAGTCACACGGATTCCCTCTCAAAAACTGTAAagttttttcctttgttctccatgcTTGCATGTAGCTTAGGTTCAGTCCATGTTCGGATAACATGTCAGTTTGTATGTCCTTTGGTGTGTAAACAGTCTTAGGATCACAATACTTTGGAACGACCATGCTACCAAGTACTGCTGCAGTACGTTTGCGCTGTATGAATGTTTCGTCCATTAGGCAGCATGTGTGTTGACGGCTGAAACTTCTTATCTTGAACATTGCCGAATCATTAATTGACGTTGCCTTGAAATGCCATTTACAGCTTTCAGCAACACATATAAGCCAGTAGCTACAAAAGAAATACAATATTTACACAAATTTATGAaaaaactacaattaactacaaattgactacaatttaactacaatttataAAACCCACCTATCTTCAATCATACACTGATTTTGCTGATATATTATCCACAAATAACTACATACCTTCTATGACTAGATCTTTTTACTCTGAACTGGAACTTGTGCATCACTGAATAATTCTTCATTGCAGCAGCTACTGTTTGCTTGTCCTGATAAACTTGTCCTTCTTCAATATATGTTTGCGTAGAttcagttattatttcactttgataTTCCTCTATAGCTGGTGAGGATGGAAATTCAAGTAAGTTTAGGGATCCAGACGAACCTGCAAACAATAAATTCATAAATGTAGTTTCTATGTAGATAATTTTGAAAGCAACATTGCTTTATCCTTTTCAGTACTATGTGAGctttgtagtttaattgtaggtAATTGTAGTAATATTGTAGATAACATAGTAACACCATAACTCTCTGCAATGTCGAATCAAACATACTTGCACTGGTGCTTTCATTGTTGATTGccaattccatattgaaatctcTTACGCTTATACATAAAGGATACGAACCTAAGTTTTTATTCTCCTTTTTGGTTTCCATGTAAGCACGAACCCCCGTATCATTCCTAATCTCCATTGGAGGACAATTCTCGTtcacaatgtatttgatttctataattttatcCGATGTATCAATCGATAATTGTTCTACAATTGTAGAACTGAGAATTCCGTAGTTTGCATTATCATCTACCACAATGGCATCAACTTCAAAATCTCTAAATCTGCCATAGTTATCCCAATTACCATTCGATTTCAGCATTATTGGGATTTTTGACATGATTTCGTGTAGTTGATAGGAAAAAAGACGAAGAAGAGATATAGTTTCTACAATTTGAATACTGATATCGACGAAGAGCAATTTTGTACAATTTGAGATGAAGAACAGATATAGTCTCTCTTCAGTAATTGTACAATTTGATTGCGTTTTTTGTGAGATCTCTTTCTGTTGAGGAAGGAGAGAATTACGCAACTGGTGCCTTCATCAGGAAGAGAGATCTCCTTCATTTCAAAATTGGAATAAAATCCTTGACAGAATCACATCAGATTTGGTGCCTTCATTTTAGGGCTTTTTAATGGCAAAATCTACCTATTTTTGGATTGGTATATAATTTGTAGTAAAAGTGTGGACTACATGGGTAAATAACAAATTAtgaacatttttggtaataatatttgatatatggtatagataggtaaaaatctcTTTTTTTCTACGTGTATGTGACCCAATAGGTTTAAggcccataattaatatttaattaattatcaaatctcatccgtccgattggttacttgatggacgtaccagattaagtgagaacctctataaattggtcctctttccacccattagggttaccgtattttattttctttcttccatcaCTAAAGGCGACGGTAACGAAAGCTAGGGCAAGGGGCGAGAAACCAATTTACCGATTAACGCTTCCGCTTCAAGATAATGAATtccacttcaggtatgttttctatgaCGATTACatgtaagattatcatgttcaagatcTTTACAACCTACTGAACAGAATATAAAAGATAACCATGACTTCCATAAGGACAGACAGAAATCCAAAATATCAGCCATTCATCCGAGCAGTTCAGAAATTGTTTTGAGGGAGGCCTTGTTAATATCGTGCCCAGGTTCTTGTCTTTCTATTTTTTTCGTGATATGTCCTTTTGCTTGTATCAGATTCATGTATAGATGGTCTTATATTATATGCAATTGTTATCTGCTTCAATTGTTATTCGCATAATCTGTCACCATCTCATTTCAGAAAATGACAATCTAACAAAAGTACAGTATGTCCTATAGTAAGTAGGCTGAATTTCTTAAGAAGGGCCATAAATCACAACATAAACCACATTGTCCTTAATGCCATGTCTTGTTTTATCTCTAGAAAGCCAACAATGTTACTTCTTCATATTAAACTCAAAGATTAACATGGTATACAACTGCATATTTTTACATGATCTTTTTGCAATTAATCGATATTGCCAATTTTTTAGAGGTTTACATCACTATCTGTCAAAGTATTAAATTTAGCCGTATATGCTCTTTGTTTATGTACGGTTGATCTGTCAAAATTTTAAAGCTGTCCAATTCCATCCAGTTTCACAGCTTTAATTTGCAGTAACTATATTGGAATTTGAGAAAAACTCAATAATATTACTGTACTGCTAACCATAGCGGATCAGGAAGCGCTTGCAAATTACTCTCGGTTTTGATATGGCCAATCCCTTGTCCCATCTTGCATCATTTACTTCCAACCAAATCTCAGGTAGTGATCATTCTCTAATAGTCTGTAGAGAAGATATTGCAAAGAGTTACAACCAGTTATCAGTTATGGAGGATTCCACGGATATTCAGAACTTCTGTACCAACTATGGTTTCTATCAAGACTATGCAGTCAATCCACAAGTACAAGAAATGAATAAACAACAAGAAGAAATGAATGTGTATGCAGTCACTCCACAAGTACAAACAGGAAGTCATGTCGACAAGTCACATTTTTCATCTTTGGGTCCTTTTGAATTGCTGAGGAACAATCCGAGCAGGTGCAAGAATACTGAAGGAGATAAAATTAGAAATATGAATGACAGGGCCAACGCGTACCAGAAGCTCTCAGCGATGCAAATCATGAAGCTAgctggagaaagattcatccagTTCTCTTCTAACAAGTTCATTAACATAAATAATCTTCTCCATCCGTATGGTTCTGCTCTCTCGAACCTTTCTCCTGATGATAATCAAGATGTAGAACTTGCTCAAATCCTCCTAGCCGCAGCTGAGAAAGTTTCTGACCAACAATATGACCGCGCAAGGAAAATGCTGAGTCAATGCCAACCACTTGCATCAAACACAGGTAATCCTGCGCAAAGAGCAGTCTTTTATTTTGCACAAGCGCTTGAAGAGAGGATCGATAGAGAAACAGGAAGGTTAATGCCAAAAACCCACAGTGTGGAAACAGATGGCAGTATCTGTATAGC is drawn from Nicotiana tabacum cultivar K326 chromosome 22, ASM71507v2, whole genome shotgun sequence and contains these coding sequences:
- the LOC107823830 gene encoding uncharacterized protein LOC107823830 gives rise to the protein MSKIPIMLKSNGNWDNYGRFRDFEVDAIVVDDNANYGILSSTIVEQLSIDTSDKIIEIKYIVNENCPPMEIRNDTGVRAYMETKKENKNLGSYPLCISVRDFNMELAINNESTSASSSGSLNLLEFPSSPAIEEYQSEIITESTQTYIEEGQVYQDKQTVAAAMKNYSVMHKFQFRVKRSSHRSYWLICVAESCKWHFKATSINDSAMFKIRSFSRQHTCCLMDETFIQRKRTAAVLGSMVVPKYCDPKTVYTPKDIQTDMLSEHGLNLSYMQAWRTKEKTLQFLRGNPCDSYNKLPKYFYILEKNYPGSVVKLKKAANDCFLYAFVALCTSINGWQHCRPVVVVDGTFLKSAYRGIMLTASTMDAAGTIFPLAYAVVDSENDASWKWFFEQFKEAYGERPSMCVVSDRHESILKATSVVYPGLAHYSCMWHIWTNIRSKFKKGHLQLHELYFATARSYTMDEFNERMLKIEEVDLRVKSYLYDIGYHRWSRVHATVNRTFTMTSNIAESLNAVTKDARELPIFDLFEYMRTLLERWTKEKLSKAKGTFTYLGHKYNKELEDNSTLSWKLRVRASTDHIHTVLDGVKRYIVCLENKKCSCGQFQLDELPCAHALAALRHRNETYENYCSPYYTRKSLLLTYEMPVNPLPDEGKWEVPQHILDEVVKPPAGDKRQPGRPHKERYKTFDEIKSKKYKVSCGNCGGEGHNKRTCKNAPKKK